A genome region from Alkalimarinus coralli includes the following:
- the menE gene encoding o-succinylbenzoate--CoA ligase produces the protein MNTKPVTAKQKRATENREPLLMLPCLLDQASIRYKNKVAIITQDQQLTYCELEARVQRLSAFFIQKGIRKSCRVIIAIPSSIELVISILSLIRIGAVACPVNYKFPQALKRRVRTQLDSEWLICLDSEHCDQGNHITQSSIKCHLEFRSSAQDGNRIYYSSDAPCNIILTSGSSGTPRSAVFGYQQHYFSALGANTLVPLKPGDRNLISLPIFHISGIAIIFRCLMAGATMVLPDGNDLPSNIARFRITHASMVNTQLKRFLNQNSGASTLKHVLVGGGPVDHTLLDQAKRVHINCWHTYGLTEMASQVFTHDPNGFGTTLPYRELSLSNHGEILVRGPTLFQGYYDKGMLRLPLNDQGWFSTKDIAELSDSRLKIVGRKDCQFISGGENIQPEEIECFINQLEGINQCIVVAKKDPEFGFVPVAFIDSDRQLNTGRLQGLLRQQLPNFMIPKEVYAWRFNQGIKPNRAELKEVAASTEF, from the coding sequence ATGAATACTAAGCCTGTGACAGCAAAACAAAAGCGAGCTACGGAGAACCGGGAGCCCTTACTGATGCTTCCCTGCCTGCTTGATCAGGCATCGATTCGATATAAAAATAAAGTAGCGATTATCACACAGGATCAGCAGCTTACATATTGTGAGCTTGAAGCTCGAGTACAGAGGCTATCAGCGTTTTTTATCCAGAAAGGTATTCGCAAAAGCTGTCGAGTTATCATTGCAATTCCCTCAAGCATTGAATTAGTTATATCTATACTATCCCTTATACGTATTGGTGCTGTCGCCTGCCCTGTCAATTATAAGTTTCCTCAGGCTCTAAAACGCAGGGTTAGAACTCAGTTAGATTCAGAGTGGTTAATCTGTCTTGATAGCGAACATTGTGATCAGGGCAACCATATCACGCAGTCATCAATTAAGTGCCATTTGGAGTTTAGGTCATCGGCACAAGATGGCAACAGGATATACTATTCGTCAGACGCTCCCTGCAACATCATACTGACGTCAGGGTCAAGTGGCACACCTAGATCCGCCGTATTTGGCTACCAACAGCATTATTTTAGTGCCCTGGGTGCCAATACATTGGTTCCGCTCAAGCCCGGTGACCGCAATTTGATATCGCTGCCCATATTCCATATCAGTGGTATAGCGATTATTTTCCGCTGTTTAATGGCTGGTGCTACCATGGTTCTACCTGATGGCAACGATCTACCAAGCAATATCGCAAGATTCCGCATCACACATGCATCAATGGTCAATACTCAGCTAAAACGCTTTCTCAACCAAAATTCAGGGGCATCCACGCTTAAACATGTGTTGGTAGGTGGTGGCCCCGTTGATCATACGCTGTTAGATCAAGCCAAAAGAGTGCACATTAATTGCTGGCATACCTATGGCCTAACCGAAATGGCCTCTCAGGTGTTTACCCACGATCCAAATGGATTTGGCACGACTCTTCCGTACCGCGAACTATCGTTAAGTAACCATGGTGAAATACTTGTTCGGGGTCCTACGCTATTTCAAGGATATTATGACAAAGGAATGCTGAGACTGCCGTTGAATGATCAAGGGTGGTTTTCAACAAAGGACATAGCAGAACTTAGCGATAGCAGGCTCAAGATAGTGGGGCGAAAAGACTGTCAGTTTATCAGCGGTGGTGAAAATATTCAGCCCGAAGAAATTGAATGTTTTATCAACCAACTGGAGGGTATCAACCAGTGTATTGTTGTGGCCAAAAAAGACCCAGAGTTTGGGTTCGTTCCCGTTGCGTTTATTGACAGCGACCGTCAACTCAATACGGGACGGCTTCAAGGGTTGCTGAGACAGCAGCTGCCAAACTTTATGATACCAAAAGAAGTTTACGCATGGAGGTTTAATCAAGGCATAAAGCCAAATCGTGCTGAACTTAAAGAGGTTGCAGCCAGCACAGAATTTTGA
- the menC gene encoding o-succinylbenzoate synthase produces MIQRISVWRYLLPLNKPIITIHGQQSERSGLILQWHHDGGSAWSEVSPLPGFSHESLMGAQAQLLGLLAEGFIGLANNARQSHLTDRLSNRLYPSVKFGLEMGLTKLFSPLPQQPGTLSIVGLIDEAPYDAKRYELNPIVKIKVGRHSLEQDIVSVNQIIKELNGTKDIRLDANQSWSLDQAEYFLSKIPLKQISFIEEPLANSNDYSDWHKKISVPFAFDEQLQQSTFPVKRIRGLGALVIKPTLIGLQRSINLINDADRLGIQSVISASYESSLTLNFLYALALRYTPQSPPGLDTYRNYQYDLIEPLSLPTTLINLPLAPESAMVKVADYEY; encoded by the coding sequence ATGATTCAACGCATCAGTGTCTGGCGCTATCTTCTGCCGTTAAACAAACCCATTATCACCATTCATGGGCAACAATCTGAGCGTTCAGGGCTCATCCTCCAGTGGCACCATGACGGTGGTAGTGCATGGAGCGAAGTGAGCCCTCTTCCCGGCTTTAGTCACGAATCACTAATGGGAGCACAGGCGCAACTTCTGGGTCTGCTTGCGGAAGGTTTTATTGGTCTTGCGAATAACGCGCGACAGTCGCACTTAACAGATCGATTAAGCAACCGATTATACCCCTCTGTTAAGTTTGGTTTAGAAATGGGGCTGACAAAGCTATTCAGTCCGCTTCCGCAACAACCAGGTACGCTATCAATAGTGGGGCTGATTGATGAAGCGCCCTATGACGCCAAGCGCTATGAGTTGAACCCTATCGTCAAAATTAAAGTCGGTAGACATAGCCTCGAACAAGATATCGTAAGCGTCAACCAAATTATAAAAGAGCTCAACGGCACCAAAGATATTCGCTTAGATGCCAACCAGTCCTGGTCGCTCGATCAAGCCGAGTACTTTCTCTCGAAAATCCCCTTAAAACAGATATCCTTTATTGAAGAGCCGCTGGCAAATAGCAACGACTACAGCGATTGGCATAAAAAAATCAGCGTACCTTTTGCATTTGATGAACAACTACAACAGTCGACATTCCCGGTTAAGCGTATTCGGGGGTTAGGCGCGCTGGTGATAAAACCAACACTAATTGGGCTACAGAGGTCTATCAATTTGATTAATGATGCAGACCGCCTTGGCATCCAGTCTGTTATTAGCGCATCCTACGAGAGCAGTCTCACACTGAACTTTCTGTACGCTCTCGCGCTGCGCTACACACCTCAATCACCACCGGGTTTGGACACCTATCGCAACTATCAGTATGATCTTATCGAGCCCTTATCCCTCCCTACCACGTTAATTAACCTGCCACTCGCACCTGAGTCCGCAATGGTTAAGGTAGCTGACTATGAATACTAA
- a CDS encoding type 1 glutamine amidotransferase domain-containing protein yields the protein MESKQARILMVLTSHDQLGDTGDKTGFWVEEFAAPYYVFKDAGAEVVVVTPAGGKAPIDPKSESADAQTEATERYYKDSDAQALIQNTAKLSAVSMDDYDAVFYPGGHGPLWDLTDNQESIRLISDFVKSNKPVSAVCHATAAFLNVKDEGGSYLIDGIAVTGFSNSEEAAVGLTEVVPFLLEDELKKRGANYQRGDDWSAFALQDGLIISGQNPASSALVAEKLLDKIAKR from the coding sequence ATGGAATCCAAACAAGCTCGCATACTAATGGTGCTAACATCCCACGATCAGCTAGGTGATACGGGCGATAAAACCGGATTCTGGGTTGAGGAGTTTGCCGCCCCCTATTACGTATTTAAAGATGCGGGTGCCGAGGTGGTTGTAGTGACGCCTGCGGGAGGGAAAGCTCCGATTGATCCAAAGAGTGAGTCGGCTGATGCTCAAACTGAGGCAACAGAGAGATATTATAAAGATAGTGACGCACAAGCATTGATTCAAAACACTGCGAAATTATCGGCGGTAAGTATGGATGATTATGACGCGGTCTTTTACCCTGGAGGTCATGGCCCGTTGTGGGACTTAACAGATAACCAGGAGTCAATACGGCTAATAAGCGACTTTGTAAAAAGTAACAAACCCGTATCAGCGGTATGTCATGCCACAGCTGCATTTTTGAATGTTAAAGATGAAGGCGGCAGTTATCTGATTGACGGCATAGCGGTAACAGGATTTTCCAATTCAGAAGAAGCGGCGGTTGGGCTGACTGAAGTCGTGCCATTTCTTTTGGAAGATGAGTTAAAAAAACGGGGGGCTAACTACCAACGAGGTGATGACTGGAGCGCATTTGCGTTGCAAGATGGTCTGATTATTAGTGGCCAAAACCCGGCATCGTCGGCATTAGTCGCCGAAAAATTATTGGACAAGATAGCTAAGCGATAG
- the menD gene encoding 2-succinyl-5-enolpyruvyl-6-hydroxy-3-cyclohexene-1-carboxylic-acid synthase, which translates to MIQQITHITNLWAHFIVNTLITRGVYHFCIAPGSRSAPLTLALTALKSQYLESDQKNIELHTHFDERGLGFYALGISKSTQTPVAIITTSGTAVANLHPAVIESYQTQTPLIILSADRPPELLGCGANQAINQQQLFSGNVAHFQQLDLPARDLPLYQLVKSINQCMEYAVGAVSGIDPGPVHINCPFREPLYGDSDLQDYSDYIATYDEMARKQAAEQLSSATWSVDYDIAKFPKHSSNTLIIAGAISKAESDEVLALSRSTGWPIVADISSQLRLNGDTHIFHYADLIMASKASFEPLNAIEQVIQFGGRITSKRINQWVGRFKGEYKIVSRFHEKLDPHHKALQVKVPIEQYCNQVTYKGRSSSTSNILTRLNKKLDCWIDRELADGFSELSVVRTLSCILPAGTALFVGNSLSIRLMDMFAAPANRNPVYSNRGASGIDGVLATAIGSALNHPRGLTLLIGDTSLLHDLNSLSLARNIATPLVIIVLNNDGGSIFNLLPIDNQQDLKEAFFRCPHGLSFEAACQMFSINYVKPNSLESFKLGYLEAIDNNHCTLIEIAVPSDQATSKIKQIIQQVENLPC; encoded by the coding sequence ATGATTCAACAGATCACGCACATCACCAATTTATGGGCACATTTTATAGTTAACACGTTGATAACCCGTGGGGTTTATCACTTCTGTATTGCGCCAGGCTCCAGAAGCGCCCCCCTAACATTGGCATTAACCGCACTGAAATCGCAATACCTGGAAAGCGATCAAAAAAATATTGAGTTGCATACTCATTTTGATGAACGTGGGTTAGGGTTTTATGCGCTAGGCATTAGCAAAAGTACACAGACACCGGTCGCGATAATTACCACCTCAGGCACCGCAGTCGCAAACTTGCACCCGGCGGTTATAGAGAGCTATCAAACACAAACACCACTGATCATTTTATCTGCCGACAGACCACCAGAGTTATTAGGCTGTGGTGCAAATCAGGCAATTAACCAGCAACAACTATTTTCTGGCAACGTTGCCCACTTTCAACAGCTTGATCTGCCCGCTAGAGACCTTCCACTCTATCAACTCGTCAAAAGCATAAACCAGTGTATGGAGTATGCAGTCGGTGCAGTCAGCGGTATCGACCCAGGCCCGGTGCACATTAACTGCCCTTTTCGCGAGCCACTGTATGGTGACAGCGATTTGCAGGACTACTCAGACTATATCGCCACGTATGATGAGATGGCGAGAAAACAGGCAGCAGAGCAGTTATCTAGCGCAACCTGGTCAGTCGATTATGATATCGCTAAATTCCCTAAACATAGTAGCAACACATTGATTATCGCAGGCGCAATATCTAAAGCTGAAAGCGATGAAGTACTGGCTCTGTCTCGCTCAACAGGATGGCCTATTGTTGCGGATATCAGCAGCCAGTTAAGGCTTAACGGTGACACACATATTTTCCATTACGCAGACCTCATCATGGCCTCGAAAGCGTCATTTGAGCCTCTCAATGCAATCGAGCAGGTTATTCAGTTTGGCGGACGAATTACCAGTAAACGTATTAACCAGTGGGTCGGCCGTTTCAAAGGCGAGTATAAAATTGTGAGTCGCTTCCACGAGAAACTTGACCCGCACCATAAGGCATTGCAAGTTAAGGTGCCAATTGAGCAATACTGTAATCAAGTGACCTACAAAGGCCGCTCCAGCTCCACTTCAAATATATTAACGAGGCTCAATAAAAAGCTGGACTGTTGGATAGACCGAGAACTGGCAGACGGCTTTAGTGAGCTATCAGTAGTACGCACACTCTCCTGTATCCTGCCTGCTGGAACGGCCCTATTCGTCGGCAATAGCCTCTCTATAAGGCTGATGGATATGTTTGCCGCGCCAGCAAACCGTAACCCGGTATATAGTAATCGAGGCGCAAGCGGGATCGATGGCGTCTTGGCCACGGCTATTGGAAGCGCACTTAATCACCCTCGCGGGCTAACACTGCTAATAGGTGATACCTCGCTATTGCATGATTTGAACTCCCTCTCGCTGGCTCGCAACATAGCAACGCCCTTGGTCATCATCGTACTCAACAACGATGGCGGATCTATTTTTAACCTGTTACCAATAGACAATCAACAAGACCTCAAAGAGGCTTTTTTTCGCTGTCCTCACGGGCTCAGCTTTGAAGCAGCCTGCCAGATGTTTTCCATCAACTACGTCAAACCCAACTCATTGGAGTCATTCAAGCTCGGCTATCTAGAGGCGATAGATAACAACCACTGCACTCTCATTGAGATAGCGGTTCCGAGTGATCAAGCAACATCAAAGATCAAACAGATTATTCAGCAGGTTGAGAATCTCCCATGCTAA
- a CDS encoding LysR family transcriptional regulator — MDISFEQLKSMVVFAQVVEQGSLSAAAKHIGLSRAVVSYHIKKLETQLGVTLLNRSTRSIKLTEPGHDYYKRCRVIASEAEAANQQIENLKREPQGTLKVTCPVNIGLQTIVPALNEFKTRFPKIELDLILTDEVVNIIQEGIDLAIRGAPLPDSGLQASKLSTLKTCLCGAPSYLKKHGRPKTPSDLDRHTWVIYKLTSGTLKMSKGSRSYDVKIQGSISTNNAAARTAFVEGGHGLGRIPVYDALPKISNGTLETILDDYDLPNIEIYGVFPPGASSSKKLRLLIDHFKDFFRKASLA, encoded by the coding sequence GTGGATATTTCGTTTGAACAATTAAAAAGCATGGTGGTATTTGCCCAAGTTGTAGAACAAGGAAGCCTATCTGCAGCGGCCAAACACATTGGACTATCAAGGGCCGTTGTCAGCTATCATATAAAGAAGCTCGAAACGCAGCTGGGGGTAACACTCCTCAATCGGTCAACCCGAAGTATCAAACTCACCGAACCTGGGCATGATTACTATAAACGATGCAGGGTTATCGCAAGCGAAGCCGAAGCTGCCAACCAGCAAATAGAAAACCTTAAACGTGAGCCTCAAGGCACATTAAAAGTCACCTGTCCTGTCAATATTGGCTTGCAAACCATCGTACCCGCGCTTAACGAGTTCAAGACACGCTTTCCAAAAATAGAATTAGACCTGATCTTGACAGATGAAGTCGTCAACATCATTCAGGAAGGCATTGACCTGGCAATACGAGGCGCCCCTCTACCCGACTCAGGGTTGCAGGCCAGCAAACTGTCTACACTTAAAACCTGTTTATGTGGTGCCCCTTCCTATTTAAAAAAACATGGAAGGCCCAAAACGCCATCAGACCTTGATAGGCACACCTGGGTAATATACAAATTGACTTCCGGCACGTTAAAGATGAGTAAAGGTTCTCGAAGCTACGATGTGAAAATCCAAGGCTCAATTAGTACCAACAATGCCGCGGCCAGAACTGCATTTGTCGAAGGTGGTCACGGCCTGGGCCGAATCCCGGTGTACGATGCCTTGCCCAAAATCTCAAATGGAACGCTTGAAACCATTTTGGATGATTACGATTTACCCAATATTGAGATATATGGCGTATTTCCTCCCGGCGCATCCAGTTCCAAAAAGCTACGTTTGCTAATAGATCACTTTAAAGACTTTTTTCGAAAAGCGTCGCTTGCATGA
- the menB gene encoding 1,4-dihydroxy-2-naphthoyl-CoA synthase yields MNNPAYSSVIPALDWLDHSGSYEDIYYHKAQGIAKITINRPEVRNAFRPQTVMEIQHALADAKFDETIGVIIFTGEGDLAFCSGGDQRVRGDAGYKDSNGTHHLNVLDLQKAIRSCPKPVVAMVAGYAIGGGHVLHLVCDLTIAADNAIFGQTGPKVGSFDGGFGASYLARVVGQKKAREIWFLCRQYSADKALDMGLVNHVVPLPELEKETVDWCLQILQHSPLALRCLKSAFNADTDGQAGLQELAGNATMMFYMTEEGQEGRDAYLEKRPPDFGKFKRQP; encoded by the coding sequence ATGAACAACCCAGCATACTCAAGCGTTATTCCAGCTCTCGACTGGCTTGACCATTCCGGCTCATACGAAGACATTTACTATCATAAGGCGCAGGGCATTGCCAAAATAACCATCAATCGGCCCGAAGTGCGCAACGCATTTCGCCCTCAAACCGTGATGGAAATTCAACACGCTTTAGCTGACGCCAAGTTCGATGAAACGATAGGCGTTATTATCTTTACCGGTGAGGGTGATCTCGCCTTTTGCTCAGGTGGCGATCAAAGGGTTCGTGGAGATGCAGGCTATAAAGACAGCAACGGCACCCATCACCTCAACGTGCTGGATCTTCAAAAAGCGATTCGATCATGCCCTAAACCCGTCGTAGCAATGGTGGCGGGATATGCAATTGGAGGAGGACACGTACTTCACTTGGTTTGTGACCTAACGATCGCAGCTGACAATGCTATTTTTGGGCAAACAGGCCCGAAGGTGGGCTCCTTTGACGGCGGGTTTGGAGCGAGCTATCTCGCCCGAGTGGTAGGCCAGAAAAAAGCCAGAGAAATATGGTTTTTATGCCGTCAATATAGTGCCGATAAAGCACTCGATATGGGGTTGGTTAATCACGTGGTGCCTTTACCGGAACTGGAAAAAGAGACTGTAGACTGGTGCTTGCAAATACTCCAGCACTCGCCTCTTGCATTACGTTGTCTGAAATCCGCTTTTAACGCGGATACTGATGGGCAGGCCGGGCTTCAGGAGCTTGCCGGAAACGCGACCATGATGTTTTATATGACGGAAGAAGGACAAGAAGGCCGCGATGCCTATCTTGAGAAAAGGCCGCCTGATTTTGGTAAGTTTAAACGCCAGCCATGA
- a CDS encoding iron-containing alcohol dehydrogenase: protein MLNFTFHNPTKIYFGEGQLSSIAKEIPANASVLVTYGGGSIKSNGVYEQVSKALEGHKWCEFSGIEPNPNYDTLIKALDLIKEHKVDFLLAVGGGSVVDGTKFIAAAAMYETGDPWDIVAKQVKITKALPIGAVLTLPATGSETNTGAVVTREGNKLPFASPLVRPLFAVLDPSVTLSLSDRQISNGVVDAFVHTMEQYLTYSVDAKVQDRISEGLLLTLIEEGPKALSEELKSDLNVRSNIMWSATLALNGLIGAGVPQDWATHMIGHELTGAYGVDHARTLSIVLPAVMKVRREAKKEKLLQYADRVWGINEGSESERIDNAIAQTESFFRQMNVPTRLSDVGVEGTDLENIVAKLTEHGMVALGEYKDITPEVSLEILKAAL from the coding sequence ATGTTAAATTTCACATTTCATAACCCAACTAAAATTTATTTTGGCGAAGGTCAACTGAGTTCCATTGCTAAGGAAATCCCTGCAAACGCAAGTGTACTTGTTACTTATGGCGGCGGGTCAATAAAAAGTAATGGCGTGTATGAACAGGTCTCTAAAGCACTTGAAGGCCATAAGTGGTGTGAGTTTTCAGGGATTGAGCCAAACCCGAATTACGATACGCTCATTAAAGCGTTAGACCTTATCAAAGAACACAAAGTAGATTTCTTGTTGGCCGTTGGCGGCGGTTCAGTTGTCGATGGTACGAAGTTTATTGCAGCTGCGGCTATGTATGAGACCGGTGACCCTTGGGATATCGTTGCAAAACAGGTAAAAATCACCAAAGCACTTCCTATTGGCGCTGTACTTACGTTGCCAGCAACGGGGTCGGAAACAAATACTGGAGCTGTGGTAACACGAGAGGGTAACAAACTACCTTTTGCAAGCCCTTTGGTCAGGCCTCTTTTTGCGGTGCTGGACCCTTCCGTCACCTTGTCACTGTCTGACCGGCAGATTAGCAACGGCGTTGTGGACGCGTTCGTTCATACAATGGAGCAGTATTTGACCTACTCGGTCGACGCAAAAGTGCAGGACAGAATTTCTGAAGGGTTGTTACTAACACTAATTGAAGAAGGGCCGAAGGCGCTCTCTGAAGAGTTAAAAAGTGACCTGAATGTACGGTCAAACATTATGTGGTCTGCAACACTGGCGTTGAATGGGCTAATCGGAGCAGGGGTTCCTCAAGACTGGGCAACCCATATGATTGGGCATGAGTTAACCGGCGCGTATGGTGTTGATCATGCTAGAACGTTGTCTATTGTATTGCCTGCTGTTATGAAGGTTCGAAGAGAGGCCAAAAAAGAGAAGCTTCTGCAGTATGCTGATCGTGTCTGGGGCATAAATGAGGGTAGCGAGAGCGAGCGGATTGATAACGCTATTGCTCAAACCGAATCATTTTTCCGCCAAATGAACGTTCCGACCCGGCTGTCTGATGTGGGGGTGGAAGGGACTGATCTGGAAAACATTGTCGCTAAGTTAACAGAACATGGAATGGTTGCACTGGGTGAGTATAAAGATATTACTCCAGAGGTCAGCCTTGAGATTCTTAAAGCCGCGCTATAG
- a CDS encoding isochorismate synthase: MTLRLLDPAKTKTPVDCLFDRSIDRLCLQLKRSFIEPGILTRIECEIPEISLLSWLEQNEGLVKNYWSNRANSLSLAAIGSSLTLSANSRTELSPLFKRINQLTKGSRAVFLGGIAFNNQSLTKNWQEYPFAEFILPRIEVSCRRGRYWLAVNIVPDNTESIRFIRAQLIADLKALKFLSLSNDAAQTSLHVRSIHHTPNKVQWDITVSNALEQIDAANVEKVVLSRETKITLSSPVSGPALLSKWQHASGQGYQFSLQSERGTFVGNSPERLFIREHDHIWTEAIAGTVNRGESLEEEQAYERELLSDPKIQNEHRLVVDYIQSVLSGFSNQSIPQTSSSVLKLSNIQHLSRSFEADLKHGIDDPEIVNTLHPTPAVCGVPLSNAMALINSQSDHARGWYAGAVGTVSEQRTELCVSIRSLMISQKTLYCYSGVGIVAGSEPQSEWDELDAKIRTVLGLLNI, from the coding sequence ATGACCTTACGCCTACTAGACCCGGCTAAAACAAAAACGCCTGTTGATTGTTTGTTTGACAGATCAATTGATAGGCTTTGTTTGCAGCTAAAACGCTCCTTTATTGAGCCCGGCATTCTTACGCGTATTGAATGTGAGATTCCTGAGATATCATTGCTGTCATGGCTTGAACAAAATGAAGGTTTAGTTAAGAACTACTGGTCAAACCGGGCCAACAGTCTCTCATTGGCCGCTATTGGGTCGTCATTAACCCTTAGCGCAAACAGTCGCACTGAGCTATCACCCTTGTTTAAGCGGATTAACCAGCTTACAAAGGGCAGCCGTGCAGTATTTCTAGGCGGAATAGCGTTTAATAACCAGAGCCTGACTAAGAATTGGCAAGAGTACCCTTTTGCCGAGTTTATACTCCCTCGCATTGAGGTTTCATGCAGAAGAGGTCGATACTGGTTAGCGGTCAATATTGTGCCTGACAACACTGAGTCTATCCGCTTTATTCGCGCGCAATTGATAGCAGACTTAAAAGCCCTCAAGTTTCTCTCACTCTCAAACGATGCCGCTCAGACGTCATTGCATGTTCGCTCCATTCATCACACCCCGAATAAAGTTCAATGGGACATTACCGTATCTAATGCACTAGAGCAGATAGATGCAGCAAACGTTGAAAAAGTGGTATTAAGTAGAGAGACAAAGATAACGCTCTCTTCCCCTGTTTCTGGCCCTGCTTTACTTAGCAAGTGGCAACACGCAAGCGGCCAAGGATATCAGTTCAGCTTACAATCTGAACGGGGCACATTTGTCGGAAACTCTCCCGAACGCCTGTTTATCAGGGAGCACGACCATATATGGACTGAGGCAATAGCAGGAACAGTTAACAGAGGCGAATCCCTTGAGGAAGAACAGGCGTACGAAAGAGAACTACTGTCTGACCCCAAAATACAGAACGAACATCGTTTAGTCGTCGACTATATCCAAAGTGTATTAAGCGGCTTTTCAAATCAATCTATACCGCAGACCAGTTCATCGGTGCTTAAACTGAGTAATATTCAACATCTAAGCCGCTCGTTTGAAGCGGACCTAAAACACGGCATAGACGACCCTGAGATTGTTAACACCCTTCACCCAACACCCGCAGTCTGCGGTGTTCCCCTTAGTAACGCAATGGCATTAATCAACAGCCAATCAGACCATGCTCGCGGTTGGTATGCGGGCGCAGTCGGAACGGTGTCGGAACAACGCACCGAACTTTGTGTATCCATTCGTTCACTGATGATTAGTCAAAAGACTCTATACTGCTACTCCGGTGTGGGCATTGTTGCCGGGTCTGAGCCACAAAGCGAGTGGGATGAACTAGACGCCAAGATTCGCACAGTACTGGGCCTGCTAAATATATGA
- the menH gene encoding 2-succinyl-6-hydroxy-2,4-cyclohexadiene-1-carboxylate synthase: MLTTDSAACDNLKDIVSNGITCRGDRNNPAVVFIHGFLGNREEWQQVVETLRETFYCITVDLPGHGDQQEQHNDWPSEDSLERMYTRIIQASSKPFHLVGYSLGGRLAMRLAYEKPNQVISLCLESANPGLESVESRKERGLSDHAWAKRFAYEPLETVLTDWYQQPIFGTKGTDQQRSLVKAHLNQSAIPLAKALTEFGLGLQPPYWRFLSQWRKPLCYISGEYDAKFTEIGRQLNNINPSLRHAIISNAAHNCHIDQPQHFIDVISDHLTTNGLRRYS; this comes from the coding sequence ATGCTAACTACTGATAGTGCGGCCTGCGACAACTTAAAAGACATAGTCAGCAATGGCATTACATGCCGTGGAGATCGCAACAACCCCGCAGTTGTTTTTATCCACGGTTTTTTGGGGAACCGTGAAGAGTGGCAGCAGGTTGTGGAGACGCTAAGAGAAACCTTCTATTGTATTACTGTTGACTTGCCAGGCCATGGAGACCAGCAAGAACAGCATAACGACTGGCCATCCGAAGATAGTTTGGAGCGAATGTACACAAGAATAATACAAGCAAGCAGTAAACCCTTTCATTTAGTGGGTTACTCTTTAGGCGGCCGACTAGCCATGAGGCTGGCGTATGAGAAACCAAACCAGGTGATAAGCTTGTGCCTTGAGTCTGCAAACCCTGGCTTAGAATCTGTTGAGAGCCGAAAAGAAAGGGGCCTTTCGGATCACGCCTGGGCGAAGCGCTTTGCATACGAACCTCTGGAAACCGTTTTGACTGACTGGTACCAGCAGCCCATATTTGGCACCAAGGGCACCGACCAACAGAGATCACTGGTAAAAGCACATCTGAATCAGTCAGCCATACCGTTAGCCAAAGCGCTCACCGAATTTGGGCTGGGGTTGCAACCTCCCTATTGGCGCTTTCTTTCTCAATGGCGCAAACCACTATGCTATATAAGCGGAGAATACGATGCCAAGTTCACAGAAATTGGTCGTCAGTTAAACAATATCAACCCTAGCTTGCGACACGCAATTATTAGCAATGCTGCTCATAACTGTCACATTGACCAACCACAACATTTCATAGATGTAATCAGCGACCACCTAACAACGAACGGTTTAAGAAGGTATTCATGA